One window from the genome of Garra rufa chromosome 1, GarRuf1.0, whole genome shotgun sequence encodes:
- the mpg gene encoding DNA-3-methyladenine glycosylase, translated as MTTRKRKKSLLPQSECASDQTDGEPLKRLIQSQSDTTPVDHHLSPYFSMKESVRLTYSFFNQPCVDLAKAFLGKVLVRKLNDGTELRGRVVETEAYLGGEDKASHSAGGKRTERNTAMFMKPGTIYVYPIYGIYLCMNVSSQGEGAAVLLRSLEPLSGQDVMRGLRAAKRKAGAKILKEKELCNGPSKLCQALDIQRCFDRRDLATDTEVWLERDPERETVSAGEVVSAARIGVESHGEWATKPLRFYLRGHPCVSVLSRDAERLMQSSTDLHNTEIERTV; from the exons ATGACAACACGGAAACGGAAGAAATCATTGTTACCTCAATCAGAATGTGCTAGCGATCAGACTGATGGTGAACCTCTCAAGAGACTCATTCAGAGTCAATCTGACACGACCCCTGTGGATCATCATCTCAGCCCTTATTTCTCAATGAAAGAGTCTGTCAGACTGACTTACAGCTTCTTCAATCAGCCCTGCGTTGATCTGGCAAAGGCTTTTCTCGGCAAG GTATTGGTGAGGAAACTAAATGATGGCACTGAGCTCAGAGGAAGGGTTGTGGAAACCGAAGCATATTTGGGCGGGGAGGACAAGGCGTCCCACTCGGCAGGGGGAAAACGCACAGAGAGGAACACTGCCATGTTCATGAAGCCCGGAACCATCTACGTCTATCCCATCTACGGCATCTACCTCTGCATGAACGTCTCCAGCCAAG GAGAGGGGGCGGCAGTGCTTTTGCGCTCACTGGAGCCTCTGAGCGGTCAGGACGTCATGAGGGGCCTGCGAGCAGCCAAACGCAAGGCGGGAGCCAAAATCCTTAAGGAGAAAGAGCTCTGCAATGGCCCGTCTAAGTTGTGCCAAGCACTAGATATACAGCGCTGCTTCGACCGCAGGGATCTGGCCACTGATACCGAGGTGTGGCTTGAGAGGGACCCAGAACGAGAAACTGTCAGCGCTGGAGAAGTGGTGTCGGCGGCCAGGATTGGAGTCGAGTCTCATGGCGAATGGGCAACCAAACCACTTCGCTTCTACTTGAGAGGACACCCGTGTGTGAGCGTGCTGAGCAGAGACGCAGAGCGTCTGATGCAATCCTCCACTGATCTTCACAACACTGAGATAGAAAGGACAGTCTGA
- the nprl3 gene encoding GATOR1 complex protein NPRL3 isoform X2 yields MQCNPSVVHTCLAANLILYIFKKKRIRMYKQWSVDLNSDAKLMWKQAESSLQPNGEKTSPISVILVSSGSRGNKLLFRYPFQRVSENTSSATSKQRSPYVLNTSGDSTEDQDGDSRFSDSILATILATKSDMCGKKFELKIDNVRFVGHPTLLQPPHTIQVSKTDPSPKRELPTMILFSVVFALRANADASVINCMHNLSRRIAIALQHEERRCQYLTREAKLMLAVQDEVTTMTETDGTPQSPFRQILPKCKLARDLKEAYDSLCTTGVVRLHINNWLEVSFCLPHKIHRVGGKHIPPEALEHSLKAIRPYHALLLLDNEKALLAQLPLDCSPALVRLIKTCSAVKNLQQLAQDADLALLQIFQIAAHLVYWGKAIIIYPLCENNVYMLSPHANICIYSPLAEQFALQFPGHDLPSMLAKFSLPVSLSEFRNPLDAPVHEAQLIQMVVWMLQHRLLFQLHTYVCLLVPPVEEEPGLREEEPPLVTRVTGRSLSTPSALSFGSPTSSDDMTLTSPSMDNSSAELQTGGDSPLNKRMTETLLASLTEHERQAILRVPAAQNPEDLRLFARLLHYFRGHHHLEEIMYNENMRRSQLKTLFDKFRSVLVITNHEDPIISLFQSPPD; encoded by the exons ATGCAGTGCAACCCTTCAGTTGTCCACACCTGTCTAGCTGCAAActtgatattatatatatttaaaaaaaaacgcaTCAGGATGTACAAGCAGTGGTCTGTAGATTTAAATTCAGATGCGAAGCTGATGTGGAAACAGGCCGAATCCAGCCTGCAACCAAATGGAGAAAAAACAAGCCCCATAAGTGTTATACTAGTTAGCTCTGGCAGCAGAGGAAATAAACTGCTCTTCCGATACCCGTTTCAGAGAGTATCTGAAAACACTTCATCAGCAACAT CAAAACAGCGGAGTCCATATGTGTTGAATACCTCAGGTGACTCTACAGAGGACCAGGATGGTGATTCAAG GTTTTCCGATAGTATTCTCGCCACCATCTTGGCCACCAAGTCTGATATGTGCGGCAAGAAGTTTGAACTAAAAATAGACAATGTGCGCTTCGTCGGACATCCAACTTTACTGCAGCCTCCACATACTATTCAG GTCTCCAAAACTGACCCCTCCCCCAAAAGAGAACTGCCCACCATGATCCTGTTTAGTGTTGTTTTTGCATTAAGG GCCAATGCAGACGCCTCGGTCATTAACTGCATGCATAACCTGTCACGTCGCATTGCCATTGCCCTGCAGCACGAGGAGCGCAGGTGTCAGTACCTCACCAGAGAGGCCAAGCTCATGCTGGCTGTGCAGGATGAAGTCACCACCATGACTGAGA CGGACGGCACCCCACAGTCGCCATTTCGCCAGATCCTTCCCAAGTGTAAATTAGCAAGAGACCTAAAAGAGGCCTATGACAG cctctgcacAACTGGAGTGGTTCGCCTTCACATTAATAACTGGCTTGAGGTCAGTTTCTGCCTGCCACACAAAATCCACCGTGTAGGAGGGAAACACATCCCACCAGAAGCTCTTGAGCACAGCCTAAAGGCCATTCG GCCGTATCACGCACTGCTGCTCCTGGACAATGAGAAAGCCTTACTAGCTCAGCTCCCTCTGGACTGCTCTCCTGCTCTAGTGCGCCTCATCAAGACCTGCTCAGCTGTGAAAAACCTGCAGCAGCTGGCTCAAGATGCTGACCTGGCCCTCCTACAG ATCTTCCAGATAGCTGCACATTTGGTATACTGGGGCAAAGCCATCATTATCTATCCTCTCTGTGAGAACAATGTGTATATGCTCTCCCCTCATGCAAACATCTGCAT CTATTCTCCTCTGGCTGAGCAGTTTGCCCTCCAGTTTCCAGGTCATGACCTGCCCTCCATGTTAGCAAAGTTCTCACTTCCTGTATCTCTGTCTGAGTTCAGGAATCCACTGGATGCCCCTGTGCATGAG GCCCAGCTCATTCAAATGGTGGTCTGGATGCTCCAGCACCGGCTGCTGTTTCAGCTCCATACGTATGTTTGTCTGCTTGTCCCGCCCGTTGAGGAGGAGCCTGGTCTGCGGGAGGAGGAGCCACCCCTAGTCACACGAGTTACAGGCCGGAGTCTGAGTACACCCAGTGCCTTGAGTTTCGGCTCTCCCA CAAGTAGTGATGACATGACCCTCACGAGTCCCAGTATGGATAACTCAAGCGCTGAGCTACAGACCGGAGGAGACTCTCCTCTTAATAAAAGAATGACAGAAACTCTTCTGGCCAGCCTGACCGAACATGAGCGGCAGGCCATCCTCCGAGTTCCAGCAGCACAGAACCCAGAGGACCTGCGCTTGTTTGCAAG GCTGCTGCATTATTTTAGAGGACATCATCACCTGGAAGAGATCATGTACAATGAGAACATGCGCCGCTCACAGCTGAAAACTTTATTCGATAAGTTTCGCAGTGTTTTAGTGATAACCAACCACGAGGACCCAATCATCTCTTTATTTCAATCTCCACCGGACTAA
- the nprl3 gene encoding GATOR1 complex protein NPRL3 isoform X1 produces MQCNPSVVHTCLAANLILYIFKKKRIRMYKQWSVDLNSDAKLMWKQAESSLQPNGEKTSPISVILVSSGSRGNKLLFRYPFQRVSENTSSATSKQRSPYVLNTSGDSTEDQDGDSREQTPLTDEQLVAGFSDSILATILATKSDMCGKKFELKIDNVRFVGHPTLLQPPHTIQVSKTDPSPKRELPTMILFSVVFALRANADASVINCMHNLSRRIAIALQHEERRCQYLTREAKLMLAVQDEVTTMTETDGTPQSPFRQILPKCKLARDLKEAYDSLCTTGVVRLHINNWLEVSFCLPHKIHRVGGKHIPPEALEHSLKAIRPYHALLLLDNEKALLAQLPLDCSPALVRLIKTCSAVKNLQQLAQDADLALLQIFQIAAHLVYWGKAIIIYPLCENNVYMLSPHANICIYSPLAEQFALQFPGHDLPSMLAKFSLPVSLSEFRNPLDAPVHEAQLIQMVVWMLQHRLLFQLHTYVCLLVPPVEEEPGLREEEPPLVTRVTGRSLSTPSALSFGSPTSSDDMTLTSPSMDNSSAELQTGGDSPLNKRMTETLLASLTEHERQAILRVPAAQNPEDLRLFARLLHYFRGHHHLEEIMYNENMRRSQLKTLFDKFRSVLVITNHEDPIISLFQSPPD; encoded by the exons ATGCAGTGCAACCCTTCAGTTGTCCACACCTGTCTAGCTGCAAActtgatattatatatatttaaaaaaaaacgcaTCAGGATGTACAAGCAGTGGTCTGTAGATTTAAATTCAGATGCGAAGCTGATGTGGAAACAGGCCGAATCCAGCCTGCAACCAAATGGAGAAAAAACAAGCCCCATAAGTGTTATACTAGTTAGCTCTGGCAGCAGAGGAAATAAACTGCTCTTCCGATACCCGTTTCAGAGAGTATCTGAAAACACTTCATCAGCAACAT CAAAACAGCGGAGTCCATATGTGTTGAATACCTCAGGTGACTCTACAGAGGACCAGGATGGTGATTCAAG AGAGCAAACTCCACTAACTGATGAACAGTTGGTAGCAGG GTTTTCCGATAGTATTCTCGCCACCATCTTGGCCACCAAGTCTGATATGTGCGGCAAGAAGTTTGAACTAAAAATAGACAATGTGCGCTTCGTCGGACATCCAACTTTACTGCAGCCTCCACATACTATTCAG GTCTCCAAAACTGACCCCTCCCCCAAAAGAGAACTGCCCACCATGATCCTGTTTAGTGTTGTTTTTGCATTAAGG GCCAATGCAGACGCCTCGGTCATTAACTGCATGCATAACCTGTCACGTCGCATTGCCATTGCCCTGCAGCACGAGGAGCGCAGGTGTCAGTACCTCACCAGAGAGGCCAAGCTCATGCTGGCTGTGCAGGATGAAGTCACCACCATGACTGAGA CGGACGGCACCCCACAGTCGCCATTTCGCCAGATCCTTCCCAAGTGTAAATTAGCAAGAGACCTAAAAGAGGCCTATGACAG cctctgcacAACTGGAGTGGTTCGCCTTCACATTAATAACTGGCTTGAGGTCAGTTTCTGCCTGCCACACAAAATCCACCGTGTAGGAGGGAAACACATCCCACCAGAAGCTCTTGAGCACAGCCTAAAGGCCATTCG GCCGTATCACGCACTGCTGCTCCTGGACAATGAGAAAGCCTTACTAGCTCAGCTCCCTCTGGACTGCTCTCCTGCTCTAGTGCGCCTCATCAAGACCTGCTCAGCTGTGAAAAACCTGCAGCAGCTGGCTCAAGATGCTGACCTGGCCCTCCTACAG ATCTTCCAGATAGCTGCACATTTGGTATACTGGGGCAAAGCCATCATTATCTATCCTCTCTGTGAGAACAATGTGTATATGCTCTCCCCTCATGCAAACATCTGCAT CTATTCTCCTCTGGCTGAGCAGTTTGCCCTCCAGTTTCCAGGTCATGACCTGCCCTCCATGTTAGCAAAGTTCTCACTTCCTGTATCTCTGTCTGAGTTCAGGAATCCACTGGATGCCCCTGTGCATGAG GCCCAGCTCATTCAAATGGTGGTCTGGATGCTCCAGCACCGGCTGCTGTTTCAGCTCCATACGTATGTTTGTCTGCTTGTCCCGCCCGTTGAGGAGGAGCCTGGTCTGCGGGAGGAGGAGCCACCCCTAGTCACACGAGTTACAGGCCGGAGTCTGAGTACACCCAGTGCCTTGAGTTTCGGCTCTCCCA CAAGTAGTGATGACATGACCCTCACGAGTCCCAGTATGGATAACTCAAGCGCTGAGCTACAGACCGGAGGAGACTCTCCTCTTAATAAAAGAATGACAGAAACTCTTCTGGCCAGCCTGACCGAACATGAGCGGCAGGCCATCCTCCGAGTTCCAGCAGCACAGAACCCAGAGGACCTGCGCTTGTTTGCAAG GCTGCTGCATTATTTTAGAGGACATCATCACCTGGAAGAGATCATGTACAATGAGAACATGCGCCGCTCACAGCTGAAAACTTTATTCGATAAGTTTCGCAGTGTTTTAGTGATAACCAACCACGAGGACCCAATCATCTCTTTATTTCAATCTCCACCGGACTAA
- the hbba2 gene encoding hemoglobin, beta adult 2, whose translation MVEWSDSERNTIASVWGKVNVDEIGAQALGRVLIVYPWTQRYFGTFGDLSSAPAILGNPKVAKHGKTVLSALEKAVKNMDDIKGTYSQLSLLHCEKLNVDPDNFRLLADCLTIVIATAFGAGFSPAVQATWQKFLSVVVAALSSRYF comes from the exons ATGGTGGAGTGGTCAGATTCCGAGCGCAATACTATTGCGAGTGTCTGGGGCAAAGTCAACGTAGATGAAATCGGAGCCCAGGCTCTGGGAAG GGTGCTGATCGTTTATCCCTGGACTCAGAGGTATTTCGGTACCTTTGGAGACTTATCCAGTGCACCTGCAATCCTGGGCAATCCCAAGGTGGCAAAACATGGCAAAACTGTGCTCAGTGCGTTGGAAAAAGCCGTGAAAAACATGGATGACATCAAAGGCACTTACTCTCAGCTCAGCCTGCTGCACTGCGAAAAACTCAACGTCGATCCAGACAACTTCAGG CTGTTGGCCGATTGTCTCACCATCGTCATTGCGACCGCATTTGGAGCCGGGTTCAGTCCTGCTGTTCAGGCCACCTGGCAGAAATTCCTGTCTGTAGTTGTGGCCGCTCTCTCCAGCCGTTACTTCTGA
- the hbaa2 gene encoding hemoglobin, alpha adult 2 yields the protein MSLTAKDKAVVKAFWGKISGKTDAIGQEALGRMLTAYPQTKIYFAHWSDQSIGSAQVKKHGKTVMGAITDAVGKMDDLIGGLSSLSDLHATKLRVDPGNFKILSHNILVALAVNFPADFTAEVHVAVDKFLAALSAALADKYR from the exons ATGAGTTTGACAGCTAAGGACAAAGCCGTGGTCAAGGCCTTCTGGGGTAAAATCTCTGGTAAGACTGACGCCATAGGCCAAGAAGCTCTGGGAAG AATGCTAACTGCCTACCCTcagactaaaatatattttgcTCATTGGTCTGATCAATCTATCGGCTCTGCCCAAGTGAAGAAACACGGCAAAACTGTGATGGGAGCCATCACTGATGCTGTGGGCAAAATGGATGATCTCATTGGTGGACTGAGCTCCTTGAGTGATCTCCATGCCACCAAGCTCCGCGTAGACCCTGGAAACTTCAAG attctgtccCATAACATCCTCGTGGCTCTCGCAGTTAATTTCCCAGCTGACTTCACCGCAGAAGTGCATGTGGCTGTGGACAAGTTCCTTGCGGCTCTGTCTGCAGCCCTCGCTGATAAATACAGATAA
- the LOC141333338 gene encoding hemoglobin cathodic subunit beta-like has translation MVEWSDSERNTIASVWGKIDVNEIGPQALRRVLIVYPWTQRYFGAFGNLSSASAVLGNPKVSEHGKTVLNALDKAVKNLDDIKGTYSQLSQMHCDKLNVDPDNFWLLADCLSIAVANALGSAFSPAVQATWQKFMSVVVAALSSRYF, from the exons ATGGTGGAGTGGTCAGATTCCGAACGCAATACTATTGCAAGCGTCTGGGGGAAAATCGACGTCAATGAAATCGGACCACAAGCTCTGCGAAG GGTGCTGATCGTTTATCCCTGGACTCAGAGGTATTTCGGTGCCTTTGGAAACTTATCCAGTGCATCTGCAGTCCTAGGCAATCCCAAGGTGTCAGAACATGGCAAAACTGTGCTAAATGCGTTGGACAAAGCCGTGAAGAACTTGGATGACATCAAAGGCACTTACTCTCAACTAAGCCAGATGCACTGCGACAAACTCAACGTCGATCCAGACAACTTCTGG CTGTTGGCCGATTGTCTCTCTATCGCCGTTGCGAACGCATTGGGATCCGCGTTCAGTCCTGCTGTTCAGGCCACCTGGCAAAAATTCATGTCTGTAGTTGTGGCCGCTCTCTCCAGCCGTTACTTCTGA
- the hbba1 gene encoding hemoglobin subunit beta-1 produces MVEWTDAERSAIAALWGKLNPDEIGPQALARCLIVYPWTQRYFTTFGNLSTPAAIMGNTKVAGHGRTVMGGLERAIKNMDNIKATYAALSVMHSEKLHVDPDNFKLLADCITVCAAMKFGPSGFSADVQEAWQKFLAVVVSALCRQYH; encoded by the exons ATGGTTGAGTGGACAGATGCTGAGCGAAGTGCCATCGCTGCCCTGTGGGGAAAGCTCAATCCCGATGAAATCGGACCTCAGGCCCTGGCCAG GTGTCTGATCGTGTATCCCTGGACTCAGAGATATTTCACCACCTTCGGAAACCTGTCAACTCCCGCTGCAATCATGGGTAACACCAAGGTGGCAGGTCACGGAAGGACTGTGATGGGTGGTCTGGAGAGAGCCATCAAGAACATGGATAACATCAAGGCCACCTACGCGGCACTCAGTGTGATGCACTCTGAGAAATTGCATGTGGATCCCGACAACTTCAAG CTTCTGGCTGATTGCATCACCGTGTGCGCTGCCATGAAGTTTGGACCATCTGGTTTCAGTGCTGACGTCCAGGAGGCCTGGCAAAAGTTCCTGGCTGTCGTCGTTTCCGCTCTGTGCAGACAGTACCACTAG
- the LOC141333366 gene encoding hemoglobin subunit alpha, with translation MSLSDKDKSAVKALWAKIGPKADEIGAEAFGRMLTVYPQTKTYFAHWADLSPSGPQVRKHGRVIMGAVGEAVSKIDDLVGGLAALSELHAFKLRVDPANFKILAHNVIVVIGMLFPGDFPPEVHMSFDKFFQNLALALAERYR, from the exons ATGAGTCTCTCTGATAAGGACAAGTCTGCTGTGAAGGCCTTATGGGCTAAGATCGGCCCCAAGGCCGATGAAATCGGTGCTGAAGCCTTCGGCAG AATGCTGACTGTCTACCCCCAGACCAAGACCTACTTCGCTCACTGGGCTGACCTGAGCCCTTCAGGTCCTCAAGTGAGGAAGCACGGCAGGGTTATCATGGGTGCAGTCGGCGAAGCCGTTTCAAAAATAGACGACCTTGTGGGAGGTCTGGCTGCCCTGAGCGAACTTCATGCTTTCAAGCTGCGTGTTGACCCGGCCAACTTTAAG ATCCTTGCACACAATGTCATTGTGGTCATCGGCATGCTCTTCCCTGGAGACTTCCCCCCAGAGGTTCACATGTCATTTGACAAGTTTTTTCAGAACTTGGCCCTGGCTCTCGCCGAGAGGTACCGCTAA